The Salvelinus namaycush isolate Seneca chromosome 5, SaNama_1.0, whole genome shotgun sequence genome segment ACTTCACCCATTGCCCAGTGGTCCCTCCCCCTCAAGAACACAACAATGCTCCAACGTCAGGCCCTCCCATCATTAGCTCTGACAAGAGAGCAAACAAGAGGTCAGAGGTCCCCAAACCCAAGGCTGATGGTCCTAGGGTCTTTCCCACACATCAGTGGCCGTGTGGTACAAAGAACGGCCCTGAGGACCCAGTTAACCCAAGCCACAGTGGTGTGACGTCCAGTAAGAAACCACATGTTCAGACCCAGTCAGTGATTAGTCTTCCCGCTGGGTTTCAACGCTCAACACTGTTTAAACCAGGCCAGCCTGTTACTTTTCTTCCCTCCACTAACTTCTCATCTCCACTCTGCAAAATCACTCTTCCACCCGCATTGGGTCAGATCGCAGCATTGAGAGAAGCCACAGCCAGCCAGTTTCAGAAGGGGAGTCAACCACTAAGCACAGCTGCTGGTGTTGCGCCACTGCTGCAGACTTATCCATATCACTTCTCAGTGGGTCAATGTCCAGCACCTCAAAAGAAAACACCCAACACAACACCCAAAGTCAAATGTAACTCGATGTCCAGTAGCAAGAGCTCCAAAGCTGGGAGGGAGCATAAATCCACTATCGCCTCAGTGGTGGCCTCTCCCACTATCGCGCTCCCAATACAGCACCCAGCATTAGGCTCTGCCGTACCAACTCGCTTCACGTTGTCTCCCTCCGCTGCCATCTGCTGTGGCCCTGCACTGGCCAGCATCACCACTCAGGGCAGGCTGCTGAACTATGTGGAGAAAGACCTTACGCACCACAGTGCAGACAAGACATCCGTAGGCTTTCTAAAACTGAAGGCTCCATCTGCTGCTGATGACCATGCAGTTGCATGCCCGACTGAAGCAAGAGATGTGCCCCTCGACCTGTCTGCCAAGTCGAAGCGTCCAAAAACGGTCAAAGACTCTCCAAACACGGTTGCCACCACAGAGCATCTCCATAACAAGGCACGTCAGAAAGTTGCCCTCCATCCAAAGAGGCCCCATACTGCCATGTATGGCTCTGCCGCGCCATACCCCATCCTACCCAACACCCACCGAAATGGGGCTCTAAAGCAGGCTAGTAGGCCCCTAACTCATCAGGGTTTGGAACCCAACTCATCCTGGGTCAAAGGTTCCTCTCAAGGTCCCATTAATAACCTCCCAGGAACCTATGTAGGTGTGGCCAGCCCCATACTTGCTTCCACCCTGCGTAGCAAAGATGGGAAGGGGTCCTTTGAGGACGAGTTCCAGACTTTCGCTAGACAGGAGACTATCTCTATCATTGACCAAGGGGAACACCTGGCCTCAAGGGGAAAGAAGGCATCATTCATGACTAAGGGCAACCAGCACGTATATGGTATCAAGCACCCTAACAGTACCAGCCCAGCTGTAACAAAAAACTGTCCCTCTAAGGGGGCTTTCGCCACAGCTCTGCCCGGCTctgccaactcacactctcaTCAGAAATCTGGAAGTGTCAAAGCAGCAATCCCATACTCCCTCACTGTCCTCAAGCCGTTATGGCAGCGACCAGCACTTCTTCCTCACCAAGGTGCTTCTGTTCAGAGAAAGGTCATTCAAGGGACTCCCAAGGTCATTCAAGGGACTCCCAAGGTCAAGGGGGGCACAGGTTCAGATGGTCCCAAATTTCAGGGTGCCCATCAAAGCCCGTCCAGAATGGAACCCGAAAAGTGGGACAGAACCAAGTCCCCCCTGTCCAACCTTGAGTCCATAGTGAAGCAGAAAGCTCTAGAGACCACTGCATTGACTAGCGAGGGATACTGCCATCTAGCACCTGTGGCATCCAGAAAGCCTGAAGTGGTGAGCTCCCACACTGCGGGCCAGGACATATTGTTACATCAGACTGCTGCTTTTGGATGCCCACCTATCAGATCTGTGGAGAACAACGAGACACTTTCCTTTCAAGGGGATTCCACACAAGTTATGAACAAACTTGAGAAAATGAGTGTCTCTGAGTCCAAAGAAAAGAGTACTGAGAAACATATTAAACTGGGGGAGCAGGCAGGTGGCAAAGAGATACAGGTCTCTGCAAACAGCACCAGCCACACCCATGCCTTTAGAAGTGGCGGTTCAGCTAACAGAAACAGGATGGACAGCAAATTGGCCCATGAGTTGGAGGGAGGAACGGTGAAGGAGGAGAGTATGGCCCCTGCTGGTCTCGCTCCCCGTGCTAAATTGGAGGGGATTGCCCTATCCATCCTCACTGGGCAGTGTGCAGGGGTAGCCGAGGTGGAGAAGACAAATGGAATTAAAGAGGAGTTTCCCACCAAAGCGAAAGCTGCCATCAGCAAACAGAAGAAGCCCCCTAGTCCAAGGAAGCCGGCAAAGGAGAAAGCTTCACCGGACCATTCAAAGAAGGCTGCGGCGCCAGTGAAGAAAAAGCAAGACCAGGAAGCCACTCCAGTTAAGAAAGAACCAAGTCCCAAAAAGGTAAGTTGTTATTCGGCTGTTGTCCTATTTAGAATTCCATTTAGATGAGTTTCTTTGATTATGTGTTGTTTACAATGGCATTATTCTCTTTTGTTGGTTGAACAAAGAAAGAAAAACTACTACATTCACACACTTGACTCGTCCGCATTTATAAcgaaacataataaaaaaatgtgAAATATCAACCGCCCGTCAAAACATACCTGCCTGTGTTATTGCATTATGATTCAAGTATACTGATTGAAATACAAAAAGGCAATTCAGTGTTTATACAGTCCAGTTGTTTCACCGTATGCTCTCCATCACCATCCAAGCTTTATGATCGATTACCTGAATGGCCTATTTAGTGCACTCACTTTGTCCCCTGTGTGTTGCCACGGAAGAAACCATGTATACCTGTACTGGAGCACAGTCTGTCGCTGGTGGAACCATCCCCACACAGGGATGAGGGGGAGAACACTCGGAAGGAGAAGAGCAGCCCAACTGATAACAAGCAGGCTGACAGACCAGGTAGGTCTGTCTCTTGTGACAGTCTAGAATAGAACTTCACATACTACACCTCAGCCAAAGATCTAATCAGAAATCCTTCGTCACGATTCCTCTTGTCCACTTTGTTTTAGAGCGCTTTGAGTGAGTCTGTTTTTGATGTGGGTTCCACAGGTAGCGTGAGCAGTCCTCTCCTCAGTCCCCAGAGATTTGAGACCCCAGTCTCCCTCAGCAGCCCTGGCAGACCCAGTAAGGAGCCAGCGTCCTCCGAGAGCTCCACCTCCAGGCTGAGGAGGGGCCGGCGGAGGGCTGATGAGGCTCGGCTGGACGACTGGGGCTTCGctactccctctcctccacctcccccaactcctcctcctccccatacATACCCACCCCTCCAGCCTGCCCGCCGGCCCAGGGGCAGACCGCGCACCAACCCCCTGCCTGAGAAGGCTGAACAGTGCAAGGCCAGGCCCGTCCCCAGCACTGAGGGAGACACCCCGAAACGCAAGAAACGGAACCGCTGCcggaacaggaagtaccagaaTGGGGAGTATATCACGGAGAAGGACAAGGATGGAgacggagagggggaggaaagatcTGTCCTCACCAGGCAGGGTACTCGATCAGGTACGGTTCACCTggaaatgaaaaataaaatagaCAGTGCAGTTGAAGGTTTGTTTGGATGTGGGCCTTACACAGTGGGCATTACACAATGCAGAGTTGGGTAGAGTTGAGTGACTGAATATAACTGTAAACAGTATAACTGATTTTGAATACAGTAGCTTTCCTCTATTTGTAGTTTATTATGTGAAATCATCCATGTATGTGCCATTTAATACACTCTTTATTTTGGATGGCACACTTCAGCAGAGATGGAAGGCATGTTTACTGTGATGGGGCTAGCTTCATTGTTTGTGCCTCTAGCTGCCATCCACTACCAAGTGTGAAGATTATACAAGTCTGCCCAAACAAATATTGTGGCTTCATATGAGCCTGTCTGTACACAGCTGGTGATCCTCACCAGCATGAGACCACACCAACATTTATAACATTTACCAACACCCAACATACTGCTTATAACCGTTGAGTAAATCTTTTCTGTGTTGTGCTAGATTTGAGGACTGGCATGTACCCACGCCTCAGTGCCACTCTGACCTGTCGTGGCGCCAGCCCAGAGCCTGGTCACAGGAGGCCCTCGTTCACCCGCTCAGGGTCGGTGCGGCGCCCGGAGAGAGAGGCCTCCCCAGAGCCCAGCGACAAGCCCTCTGGGAAGAGGAAGTTCAAGAGCAAGCACTTGAGTGACACAGACGAGCCCAAGAAGGTAGGAAGTTTAGCAGCATCCACCGCAGAGGCCATAGATCTGGAGTTTCTGTTTCCTGTCAAACAGATCCTTGTTGTGAGATACAGTGTGCCGTGATGAGCCTAAAAGCTTGGCTCATGGTGCCCCCTTGTGGCGCAAATCTGTACTACGTATTTTGTGCTCTGGCAGCTGATTTCCTCCAGCACAGAGTGTGAGGCCGTTCGTCCTTGCTGTCACACTCCGTTACACACGACTTTCTCATTACCCTGCTTTTttttaattcttttttttttatgcaGCTCAAGACCAAGCGTTCCAGCTTGGGCAAACGCCCTACCTCTGTGGCAACGGATGATGACATCCCCAACGCTAAGAAACCAGCAGGCCTCCCGGCCACCCCTAAGGGGCCGACCTCCCCTCCAGCCAgtaagaaagggagaggaggggtacCAGAGTCTCCTCCTAGCAGACCTGTTCCTCCAGAGGTTCGCCGGCTCATTGTCAACAAGAACGCCGGGGAAACTCTGCTACAAAGAGCCGCCCGATTGGGCTACCAGGTACTGCTCTACTGCGCTTTCCCCCTTGCCAGTACTCAGGTGTGGTGGGCCCTACACCTCATACCAGACCCTGACCCCAAACAGAATTCAGTTTATCAAACATGAATTGACATTACatgtacatttgagtcatttagcagacgctcttagccagagcgacttacagttaatgcattcatcttaaaatagctaaGTAGCTAAATGTTacctcaataaagtagttatcagcaaagtcatgGCTAGTAGGAAAAGACATGTTCAAGTGTTCTTTTTTTCTGCAGGATGTGGTGCACTATTGTCTGGAGAAGGATGTGCGGGAGGTCAATCGGCGTGACAACGCAGGTTACACAGCTCTCCACGAGGCCTGCTCTCGAGGCTGGAGCCATATCGTCCAGGTGCTGCTGAAGTACGGCGCCGACGTCAACTGCAGCGCCCAGGACGGAACACGGTGAGCTTCTAAGCACTACTAAACACTTAATGAGAGCTCAGACTTAATGAGGATATTGTTTGCCATACACTCCCGAGCTGAAGGGTTATGCCTGCAATAAATCACTTTCTGGGCTTTATCTGTTGCATAAAATATAACATTCAAGCTTGGCTTATATGAGATCTGTTGAAATGTATGTTAGTTGAAGAAGTGAAAAGTAACACAGTGGTGCTATTGTATTTTGTTAGGCCCATCCATGACGCAGTAGCCAGTGATAATCTACCTGTGGTGTGGATGCTGCTGAACCACGGGGCAGACCCCACCCTGGCCACCTACTCTGGGCAGACAGTGGTCAAACTGGCCCAGAGCCCCAGCATGAAGACCTTCCTCAAAGGTACTCGAACCTGTCATCTCCTTAACCTTTGACCCCTGTGACAGACATCACACAACATTGTCACAGACCACTAGCATTGGAGGATTACTCATTTTGTTGATCTTATTCTCATTCATATCAGTGCCTGATGCTGTTTGATGTTTCCAGATTTACATCAGAAAACAGACCATTAGATTttactaggaaagtcagttaagaacaaattcttatttacaacgacagcctaccctaccccggacgacactgggccaattgtgcgccgacctatgggactcccgatcacggccggttgtgatacagcctggaatcgaaccagggtctgtagcgaCACCcctaccactgagatgcagtgccttagaccgctgcgccactctggagcccacTCAGGAGTCTGTCCTGTTCAGAACGTCACAGGGTAGTGTTTGGTGGCCTTTTTTAATCTGACCCTGAATGTTCTTTGTTTCAGAATACTTCACAGACCTGGAGGGGAGAAGTGACCAGGACCCCAGCCTGCCATGGGAATTCTACAGCAGCTCTGTGTTTGGTAAGAAACCTTCGCTTGATTGGTTTCTTTTCCTCACCATTGACCTCTGCATCCACTGTTATCTGTGTTATGACTTGATTAGAATGCATAGTGTATATGTCATGATTAGAATGCATAGTGTGGTTGTTAGGAACAGAACAGTCCACTAGGGGAGCCTTAAGCCCATGGTCAAACAAGAGGCTCTTAGTACTTAGAACGAAGGTGAAGCGAGTTCTCCCGGCCATCCTGAGCTCAcgtcacattttttttttttcagagaCTGGCCAGGAGGCATGCTGGGACTTCCTGCTCTCGCagcgggaggaggagagagaggggagtaagGAGAGAGACTCCGATGGGGACTGTCTCCTGTTTGAATTTTCCTCAGAGCCCCTCTTAGCCTGCTTCCATGTCCAAGTGTCGTTAACCCAGGGGTGAGTCAACACAGAAAATCACCTGTCAACACAGTGATTCAAATAAATAGTCCCATCTTTTCCACCCATATTCTAGTGCTTTTGTTTCTGCTTGTCATTTTAAACCCAGAAGCACCTTTTGAAATCCTTGGCTCAGCTAGTTGTAATACAAACCTTATGTTTGTCCCTGACAGCTTTTGCAATTGGTTCCTGTTGACGGATGTTCTGAAGCGGCTGAAGATGTCGTCCCGGATATTCCGGGCGCGGTACCCGCACTTGGAGGTGGTGAGCCTGGCACGGACAGAGCTGTGGAGGCAGGTGTCGGTCAGCCAGGTGAGCACAGCCTGTGCACAGCctcaggaagaggaggaggatgagggggaggGGCTGGTGGAACTGGTCCGCTGTGTACCGGAGCTACAGGGACTGCTGGGCTCCTCCATTCACATCCTACAGGAGgacgagggggaggaggaaggggacaGAACGGATACAGCCACTCCCTGCAGCCGGTAGCCCACCCTACTCTCGCTCTCAGCCCCTCACACATCCAAACTGTTCCTCTACACGTCCCCAGTGTCTCAACCTAACCTCCCCGCGAGCAGCAGATCAAAGTAAACAATGTCTGGAGGTGCCGTCGTAACGGTGGTTGTGGCCAAACTCTGGCTACGCCACTGGGAAGAACACACCTCACTAATGACCTGGGACCTCCACATTGAGGTGAAATGGGGGTCACGACAGCGCCACCTCGTGGATAGGTGCTCAGTGCTGGAGGGCAACTTTCAGGTTCCAATCTGTAGGTATATTTCAGAATCGAAGAAAAATTTCAGAAACCCCCTTTTTTATGATTCTATATGTTTATGTTAATATATGTATATCTTGCCACCAGGGTGAACACATTTGGTTGTAATGTATTCGTGTGGCAAGGGATGGATTATGTTTTAGGATTTCTTTGGTGTGTGGTTTTGTTCCGTTTGTTCCTGAGGGAAAGCAAATATTTTTGGGTGGGAGATAATCCAAGGCTTTTATTTTGGTGAACTCTTGCGTGCAGCTAAGAAGCTTACGGCCAGGCCAGGCCAGCCAACAGTGGCAGGAAAGCCCTGGGGCCAGATGGTCCCTCCGTTAACCTGGGAGACCCACAGAGAACAGACCACGGACACACACATCTTCCCAGCTAACAGAACCATAGTGATCTAGAATCATGTGGATAACTTTCAGTAACTGAGAAGAAGTGCCACATGGTATCTGGAGTCCAGGGTCCTCTGGTTAACCTTCACTTTGCTGCATAAGACTGACTCATGGGAGGGATTGGATAGGTATCCTTTTACTGCTCCTTGCTCATCACACCTCCGTCCTCCTCATTGCGCTACAGACGGACTCCAACGTGCTTTGTGGCGCGTGTGTTTTATTTACACTGTTTGTGCTTAATTTAATAGTCATTAATATATTTGAAAAAATTGCTTTGTATGGTTGGTGCTTCATTTGAAATGTACAATTACGGATTCCTTTATCCTTCCcgagtttttttgttttttcccttATTGCAAACAGTATTTTAACAAGCAAAAGTACAGTTTTATTGTACTGGTGCTAAGCTAGAATTTGTGTTGACAATCAATTAAGTTTTTGTTTGAAGTTAAAACCAATAAATTATATTTAATTAAGGCGAAGTGACAGAAATGTAAAGAGAGAGTATAGTTTCATTACCTATGATGGAGAAAGTGGAATACATCTAGTCTGGAGAAGAGGACAATAATGTACTGCTTGTGTGAGTGCTGTTAAAACAGGTTAACCTTTTATTTGATTCTTTTTTATGAAATCAACCAGAATAAAGCATGATTGTGAAGTATTGTTTGTGGCTATTCATTTCACTCTTCTGAAAGCATACCCATCGAGCACATTTacttccttggaagttgtgggaacgtacgtttttggtttcccattggttctgggaaggaagccatacgtttcctgaccggtaaaactgaatgttttttaaacgttctgagaatgGAAGTGAAAATTATACCTGTTCTGGGAACGTACATTTTTTTAGGTTGCAtcgaggttctgagaatgttttactatggttccctgaatgttttcctgggaggttttattaatgcTCTGAGAAAAGAAATGATAGCTTATTTGaaggtttttgaataacttccttaaaacttaCACTGAATGTTTCAAGTCTTTTTAATAACAATACTATCTTATTTTGGGTTAActtttttgaactccaagcacagataggcaTTATTCAtggaaaaacatattttttattgtaacacagcatcagtgagattcaaacctataatcttctgttcactatccatggaattagttcactgcgccaccaggatggcGCTAGCATGCTACATTTTTAACCGCATACAAAGGTGTTCATTTTATTCTATttaaacagaccccatttcaaaggaaacaagtgCTCATTAaaatcaggtgtggccaattactGGGTGCGGCCAACACCTGAACACCCTTAACAGGATAGAGGGAGTTTTCTTGAtactgagaacggaatgtatatgtttttaaaataacattcttagaagtTTCTCTGAACATTACTAAAGTTTtcttatgga includes the following:
- the bcorl1 gene encoding BCL-6 corepressor-like protein 1 — its product is MQVDPTPMNVGDGGTVSREISAPIKASASMVGNPPQTLPPELRGDVPLSQQNKTSTATDCKMPVNVCSDPSNFTHCPVVPPPQEHNNAPTSGPPIISSDKRANKRSEVPKPKADGPRVFPTHQWPCGTKNGPEDPVNPSHSGVTSSKKPHVQTQSVISLPAGFQRSTLFKPGQPVTFLPSTNFSSPLCKITLPPALGQIAALREATASQFQKGSQPLSTAAGVAPLLQTYPYHFSVGQCPAPQKKTPNTTPKVKCNSMSSSKSSKAGREHKSTIASVVASPTIALPIQHPALGSAVPTRFTLSPSAAICCGPALASITTQGRLLNYVEKDLTHHSADKTSVGFLKLKAPSAADDHAVACPTEARDVPLDLSAKSKRPKTVKDSPNTVATTEHLHNKARQKVALHPKRPHTAMYGSAAPYPILPNTHRNGALKQASRPLTHQGLEPNSSWVKGSSQGPINNLPGTYVGVASPILASTLRSKDGKGSFEDEFQTFARQETISIIDQGEHLASRGKKASFMTKGNQHVYGIKHPNSTSPAVTKNCPSKGAFATALPGSANSHSHQKSGSVKAAIPYSLTVLKPLWQRPALLPHQGASVQRKVIQGTPKVIQGTPKVKGGTGSDGPKFQGAHQSPSRMEPEKWDRTKSPLSNLESIVKQKALETTALTSEGYCHLAPVASRKPEVVSSHTAGQDILLHQTAAFGCPPIRSVENNETLSFQGDSTQVMNKLEKMSVSESKEKSTEKHIKLGEQAGGKEIQVSANSTSHTHAFRSGGSANRNRMDSKLAHELEGGTVKEESMAPAGLAPRAKLEGIALSILTGQCAGVAEVEKTNGIKEEFPTKAKAAISKQKKPPSPRKPAKEKASPDHSKKAAAPVKKKQDQEATPVKKEPSPKKKPCIPVLEHSLSLVEPSPHRDEGENTRKEKSSPTDNKQADRPGSVSSPLLSPQRFETPVSLSSPGRPSKEPASSESSTSRLRRGRRRADEARLDDWGFATPSPPPPPTPPPPHTYPPLQPARRPRGRPRTNPLPEKAEQCKARPVPSTEGDTPKRKKRNRCRNRKYQNGEYITEKDKDGDGEGEERSVLTRQGTRSDLRTGMYPRLSATLTCRGASPEPGHRRPSFTRSGSVRRPEREASPEPSDKPSGKRKFKSKHLSDTDEPKKLKTKRSSLGKRPTSVATDDDIPNAKKPAGLPATPKGPTSPPASKKGRGGVPESPPSRPVPPEVRRLIVNKNAGETLLQRAARLGYQDVVHYCLEKDVREVNRRDNAGYTALHEACSRGWSHIVQVLLKYGADVNCSAQDGTRPIHDAVASDNLPVVWMLLNHGADPTLATYSGQTVVKLAQSPSMKTFLKEYFTDLEGRSDQDPSLPWEFYSSSVFETGQEACWDFLLSQREEEREGSKERDSDGDCLLFEFSSEPLLACFHVQVSLTQGFCNWFLLTDVLKRLKMSSRIFRARYPHLEVVSLARTELWRQVSVSQVSTACAQPQEEEEDEGEGLVELVRCVPELQGLLGSSIHILQEDEGEEEGDRTDTATPCSR